A window of Brachybacterium fresconis contains these coding sequences:
- a CDS encoding urease accessory protein UreF, with the protein MPNPLPAAATAPAVASATIAMLLADSRLPAGAHVSSNSLEAALRDGLAPSDVGDYLATRMRTVVPVEAGTAVLARRIRFGTVGVDELAALERLRAEWAARTPSRAQREVAEALGDGLRRLADVLWPGAVPPPSRRETPWPRPLVLGLVAVAAGLDGEDLVRLVAYDDAQTVAAALLKLEPGDPRTAASLVLAACALLEPRVAELAALEDPARIPCSGAPLTEGWAEAQSTLPRRLFRA; encoded by the coding sequence ATGCCGAACCCTCTGCCCGCCGCTGCGACGGCGCCGGCTGTCGCCTCCGCGACGATCGCGATGCTGCTGGCGGATTCGCGGCTACCCGCCGGCGCGCACGTCAGCTCCAACTCCCTGGAGGCGGCGCTGCGCGATGGCCTCGCGCCGTCGGACGTCGGGGACTACCTGGCCACCCGGATGCGCACCGTCGTCCCGGTCGAGGCCGGGACTGCTGTCCTGGCGCGCCGGATCCGCTTCGGAACGGTCGGCGTCGACGAGCTGGCGGCCCTGGAACGACTGCGTGCCGAGTGGGCCGCCCGCACCCCGAGCCGTGCCCAGCGCGAGGTCGCCGAGGCGCTCGGGGACGGTCTGCGGCGCCTGGCCGACGTGCTATGGCCCGGTGCCGTCCCGCCGCCATCGCGCCGCGAGACTCCCTGGCCCCGGCCGCTCGTGCTGGGCCTGGTCGCGGTGGCAGCGGGCCTCGACGGCGAGGACCTCGTGCGTCTGGTCGCCTATGACGACGCCCAGACCGTCGCCGCTGCCCTGCTCAAGCTCGAACCGGGGGACCCGCGCACCGCTGCCTCCCTCGTGCTCGCCGCCTGCGCACTCCTGGAACCCCGCGTGGCGGAACTCGCCGCGCTCGAGGACCCGGCGCGCATCCCGTGCTCCGGGGCACCCCTGACCGAGGGCTGGGCCGAAGCCCAGTCCACCCTGCCGAGGAGGCTCTTCCGTGCCTGA
- the ureG gene encoding urease accessory protein UreG — MPENSHRSPQRSLRLGVAGPVGTGKSSLIATICRALADEIRIGVITNDIYTDEDARFLRAAGVLDPERIRAVETGACPHTAIRDDVTANLAAVEELELDFDPLDLVLVESGGDNLTATFSPALVDAQIFVLDVAGGGDVARKGGPGIGRADLLVVNKVDLAPHVGVDVELMLADATEAREGGPVLGVSRHREDTVTLLRGWVLELLAAHTAGTHAPLDPGPMAPHFHAEDGDHDHPHDHDHPHPHEPAPAG, encoded by the coding sequence GTGCCTGAGAACTCCCATCGATCCCCGCAGCGCTCGCTGCGTCTGGGCGTCGCCGGCCCCGTGGGGACCGGCAAGAGCTCGCTCATCGCGACCATCTGCCGCGCCCTGGCCGATGAGATCCGCATCGGAGTGATCACCAACGACATCTACACCGACGAGGACGCGCGCTTCCTCCGTGCCGCCGGGGTGCTGGACCCCGAGCGGATCCGGGCTGTCGAGACCGGGGCTTGCCCGCACACCGCGATCCGCGATGACGTCACAGCCAACCTCGCCGCCGTCGAGGAGCTCGAGCTGGACTTCGACCCGCTGGACCTCGTGCTCGTCGAGTCCGGAGGAGACAACCTCACCGCGACCTTCTCCCCGGCGCTCGTCGATGCGCAGATCTTTGTGCTCGATGTCGCCGGGGGAGGTGACGTGGCGCGCAAGGGCGGCCCCGGCATCGGCCGTGCGGACCTGCTGGTGGTCAACAAGGTCGACCTCGCTCCTCACGTCGGGGTCGACGTCGAGCTGATGCTCGCCGACGCGACCGAGGCGCGCGAGGGAGGTCCGGTGCTGGGGGTCTCCCGGCATCGCGAGGACACCGTCACGCTGCTGCGGGGCTGGGTGCTCGAGCTCCTGGCCGCGCACACCGCCGGAACGCATGCTCCGCTGGATCCCGGCCCGATGGCACCCCACTTCCACGCCGAGGACGGGGATCATGATCACCCCCACGATCACGACCACCCGCACCCGCACGAACCCGCGCCCGCTGGATGA
- a CDS encoding aldo/keto reductase, protein MTAPQTAPTRRIGSLTASVLGLGAMPLSMGRGEPAPPERATATIHAALDAGITLIDTADIYAPSWDTMGHNEQLVAEALRTWGGDRSSVVIASKGGITRSAEGGGRDGSPTYLRAALEKSLRDLDVDVLDLYYWHRPDRSIRYAEGVEVLAAFQQEGLIREVGISNANVEEIDVARDVLGEGGLAAVQNEFSPTFFHTSLRELRHCAEHGIAFVPWSPLGGTGGGASAVGERFPQIQRIAEARSVSPQQVVLAWELSLSEHVVPIPGASRPESIADSADAMTLDLGSEDLEQLNQIIA, encoded by the coding sequence ATGACTGCTCCTCAGACCGCACCCACCCGCCGCATCGGCTCCCTGACCGCCTCCGTTCTCGGCCTCGGTGCCATGCCGCTGTCCATGGGGCGCGGAGAACCCGCCCCGCCCGAGCGCGCCACGGCCACGATCCACGCTGCCCTCGACGCGGGGATCACCCTGATCGACACCGCCGACATCTATGCCCCCAGCTGGGACACCATGGGCCACAACGAGCAGCTCGTCGCCGAGGCGCTGCGCACCTGGGGCGGCGACCGCTCCTCCGTCGTGATCGCCTCCAAGGGCGGCATCACCCGTTCGGCGGAGGGCGGGGGCCGCGACGGCTCCCCGACCTACCTGCGTGCGGCACTGGAGAAGTCGCTGCGGGACCTCGACGTCGACGTCCTCGATCTCTACTACTGGCACCGCCCGGACCGCAGCATCCGCTACGCCGAGGGCGTCGAGGTGCTCGCCGCCTTCCAGCAGGAGGGACTGATCCGCGAGGTCGGGATCTCCAACGCCAACGTCGAGGAGATCGACGTGGCCCGGGACGTGCTCGGCGAGGGCGGGCTCGCGGCGGTCCAGAACGAGTTCTCACCGACCTTCTTCCACACCAGCCTGCGCGAGCTGCGCCACTGCGCCGAGCACGGAATCGCCTTCGTGCCCTGGTCCCCGCTCGGCGGCACCGGCGGCGGGGCGAGTGCCGTGGGGGAGAGGTTCCCCCAGATCCAGCGCATCGCCGAGGCCCGCTCCGTCAGCCCGCAGCAGGTCGTCCTCGCCTGGGAGCTGTCGCTTTCCGAGCACGTCGTCCCCATCCCCGGCGCCAGCCGTCCCGAGTCGATCGCCGACTCCGCCGACGCCATGACGCTCGACCTCGGCAGCGAGGACCTCGAGCAGCTGAACCAGATCATCGCCTGA
- a CDS encoding urease subunit gamma, whose amino-acid sequence MRFTPGDTEKLMLSVAGMVARDRLERGVRLNHPEAVALLSTWVIERARDGRTVEDLMEVGREVLSREQVLPDVPALLTDVQVEATFPDGCKLVTLHHPID is encoded by the coding sequence GTGCGTTTCACCCCTGGCGACACCGAGAAGCTGATGCTGTCCGTGGCGGGGATGGTCGCTCGCGATCGCCTCGAGCGCGGGGTGCGGCTGAACCACCCCGAGGCGGTGGCGCTGCTGTCCACCTGGGTGATCGAGCGCGCTCGCGACGGCCGCACCGTCGAGGACCTCATGGAGGTCGGCCGCGAGGTGCTCAGCCGTGAGCAGGTGCTGCCGGACGTCCCCGCACTGCTGACCGACGTGCAGGTCGAGGCCACCTTCCCGGACGGTTGCAAGCTCGTCACCCTGCACCACCCGATCGACTGA
- a CDS encoding FBP domain-containing protein — MRPLTEHQIRTSFVNASKGDAQRAALPDLAAVAWDELDYLGWQDPRKPLLHYVALEVDDELVCLLLRGTGKTPPRKMMCAWCEDVIDGLHAASFAAPRGGAEGRRGNTIGTSLCADFRCSQNVRRAPTAFEMQTEDEALLAYHRQERIDGLRDRSTGFARAVMTGA; from the coding sequence ATGAGACCCCTGACCGAACACCAGATCCGCACGTCCTTCGTCAACGCCAGCAAGGGCGACGCCCAGCGTGCCGCGCTCCCGGACCTCGCGGCCGTGGCGTGGGACGAGCTGGACTACCTCGGCTGGCAGGACCCCCGCAAGCCGCTGCTGCACTATGTCGCGCTCGAGGTCGACGACGAGCTCGTCTGCCTGCTGCTGCGCGGGACCGGGAAAACGCCGCCGAGAAAGATGATGTGCGCCTGGTGCGAGGACGTCATCGACGGCCTCCACGCGGCGTCCTTCGCCGCCCCGCGCGGCGGCGCCGAGGGCCGACGCGGCAACACCATCGGCACCTCGCTGTGCGCCGACTTCCGGTGCTCGCAGAACGTGCGCCGGGCGCCGACGGCGTTCGAGATGCAGACGGAGGACGAGGCCCTGCTCGCCTACCACCGACAGGAGCGGATCGACGGTCTGCGCGATCGCTCCACCGGCTTCGCCCGCGCGGTGATGACCGGCGCCTGA
- a CDS encoding IS256 family transposase has protein sequence MTAPHIVDPAGLLSHALSEASPDLMRDLLQNTINMLLSADADLVAGAEYGRPAPDRTTQRNGYRHRELDTRVGTLDVAVPKLRSGTYFPHWLLERRKRAEAALITVIADCYLAGVSTRRMDKLVKTLGIDGLSKSQVSRMAAELDEQVKAFRHRPLDESGPFTFVAADALSMKVREGGRVIGAVVLVATGVNNDGHRECLGMQVATSETAAAWNTFFADLVARGLTGVRLVTSDAHRGLTEAIAANLPGTSWQRCRTHYAANLMSACPKTAWPAVKAGLHAVYDQPDAASVNAQFDRLLEQTSERWPDLADHLAGAREDLLAFTSFPKEIWRQIWSNNPQERLNREIRRRTDAVSIFPNRAAVTRLVGAVLAEQTDEWLEGRRYLGLDVLRRSQLLLVTTSPDHQEVTPTDHPDTLTA, from the coding sequence ATGACCGCTCCTCATATTGTCGACCCTGCTGGCCTGCTCAGTCACGCCCTGTCCGAGGCGTCGCCCGATCTGATGCGTGATCTGCTGCAGAACACGATCAACATGCTGCTGTCCGCGGACGCCGACCTGGTCGCCGGCGCCGAGTACGGTCGCCCCGCCCCGGACCGCACCACCCAGCGCAACGGGTACCGCCACCGCGAGCTCGACACCCGCGTCGGTACCCTCGACGTGGCCGTGCCCAAGCTCCGCTCGGGCACCTATTTCCCGCATTGGCTGCTCGAGCGCCGCAAGCGCGCCGAGGCCGCGCTGATCACCGTGATCGCGGACTGCTACCTCGCCGGCGTCTCCACCCGCCGGATGGACAAGCTCGTCAAGACTTTGGGCATCGACGGGCTCTCGAAGTCGCAGGTCTCCCGGATGGCAGCCGAGCTGGATGAGCAGGTCAAAGCGTTCCGCCACCGGCCCCTGGACGAGTCGGGGCCGTTCACCTTCGTGGCCGCCGACGCGCTGTCGATGAAGGTCCGCGAGGGCGGACGCGTCATAGGCGCGGTGGTGCTGGTCGCCACCGGCGTCAACAACGACGGCCACCGCGAATGCCTGGGCATGCAGGTCGCCACCAGCGAGACCGCGGCGGCGTGGAACACGTTCTTCGCCGACCTCGTCGCCCGCGGCCTCACGGGAGTGCGTCTGGTGACCAGCGATGCCCACCGCGGGCTCACCGAGGCGATCGCGGCGAACCTGCCCGGCACGAGCTGGCAGCGGTGCCGCACCCACTACGCCGCGAACCTGATGAGCGCGTGCCCGAAGACGGCGTGGCCAGCAGTGAAGGCCGGGCTGCATGCGGTCTATGACCAGCCCGACGCGGCCTCGGTCAACGCTCAGTTCGACCGGCTGCTGGAACAGACCAGCGAACGCTGGCCCGACCTCGCCGACCACCTCGCCGGAGCCCGGGAGGACCTGCTGGCCTTCACCAGCTTCCCCAAAGAGATCTGGCGTCAGATCTGGTCGAACAACCCCCAAGAGCGACTGAACCGCGAGATCCGCCGCCGCACCGACGCGGTCAGCATCTTCCCCAACCGCGCCGCAGTCACCCGGCTCGTCGGCGCGGTCCTGGCCGAGCAGACCGACGAATGGTTAGAGGGACGCCGCTACCTCGGCCTCGACGTCCTCCGCCGCTCCCAGCTCCTCCTGGTCACCACCAGCCCCGACCACCAGGAGGTAACCCCCACAGACCACCCGGACACCCTCACCGCCTGA
- a CDS encoding urease accessory protein UreD gives MTRISIARAGSGPVRVKVTQGLLQARTIHRSATGAHLALVAGGAVLVGGDRTAVGVHVGAGCTLELEDIGGTVAYPSVGSRSRFDVSIRLEDDATLVWRAHPFVVAEGAAVDRSTTIVLGAGSSLCLRETLVLGRSAERGGEIRSRLRAHDAGGLPLHLEDLDLDGDRPRTGVLGPHRVLDSVLLLGGRLPVAPTDAMVLHLGTCGVMARAVADATHRTGVEDVITGWSEELLAGERPPV, from the coding sequence ATGACGCGGATCAGCATCGCGCGAGCCGGGAGCGGTCCGGTGCGGGTGAAGGTCACCCAGGGGCTGCTCCAAGCGCGCACGATCCACCGCTCCGCGACAGGTGCGCACCTCGCGCTGGTCGCGGGCGGGGCCGTGCTCGTCGGCGGCGACCGGACGGCGGTGGGCGTCCATGTCGGGGCGGGTTGCACCCTGGAGCTGGAGGACATCGGCGGCACGGTCGCTTATCCGTCGGTCGGGTCGCGCAGCCGCTTCGACGTGAGCATCCGTCTGGAGGACGACGCGACACTGGTGTGGCGGGCCCATCCCTTCGTGGTCGCGGAGGGTGCCGCCGTGGACCGGTCGACCACGATCGTGCTGGGCGCCGGGTCCTCCCTGTGCCTGCGGGAGACCCTCGTGCTGGGACGCAGCGCCGAGCGCGGCGGCGAGATCAGGAGCCGGCTGCGGGCGCACGACGCCGGTGGGCTGCCGCTGCACCTGGAGGACCTCGACCTGGACGGCGACCGGCCCCGGACCGGGGTGCTCGGCCCTCACCGTGTCCTGGACAGCGTGCTCCTGCTCGGTGGGCGGCTCCCGGTCGCTCCGACGGACGCGATGGTGCTGCACCTCGGGACGTGCGGCGTGATGGCCCGCGCGGTCGCGGACGCCACACATCGCACGGGGGTCGAGGACGTGATCACCGGCTGGTCGGAGGAACTGCTCGCCGGCGAGAGGCCCCCGGTCTAG
- a CDS encoding IS110 family transposase: MNSLPATVGDFYRYVVGVDTHAATHSYAIIEAPNGGLIDQNVFPASPAGLRRARDWIAGRTEGDLDGVLIAVEGTGSYGAVLGNVLQQVGYRVVEAPTPRRSRARSKTDALDALLAARSSLVMPLTTLRDRRAGEMQSALQVLTGARDQQNADRLPCINALTALVRTHDLGIDARRALTGTQIARIASWRRREETLGAATARAEATRLAKQITVLESDLAENREQITHLVEATAPELLDLPGVGAVTAAVILTVWSYPGRIRNEAAFAMIGGVCPIPASSGNTTRYRLNRGGDRRLNRALNTIVLTRMRTDPATRAYIERRQSEGKTAREIRRCLKRYISRQIFRSLAVAHPAPDVAAAA, from the coding sequence ATGAACAGTCTGCCTGCCACCGTAGGGGACTTCTACCGATACGTCGTCGGAGTCGACACCCACGCCGCAACCCACTCCTACGCGATCATCGAGGCCCCCAACGGCGGCCTCATCGATCAGAATGTCTTCCCGGCCAGCCCTGCAGGGTTGCGACGCGCACGAGACTGGATCGCGGGCCGCACCGAAGGAGACCTCGACGGTGTGCTGATCGCCGTGGAAGGAACTGGCTCCTATGGGGCAGTTCTCGGCAACGTGCTGCAGCAGGTGGGCTACCGAGTCGTCGAGGCACCGACCCCGCGTCGTTCACGAGCCCGAAGCAAGACCGACGCCCTTGACGCGCTACTCGCCGCCCGATCGAGTCTGGTCATGCCGTTGACGACGTTGCGAGATCGTCGCGCCGGTGAGATGCAGTCGGCGCTGCAGGTCCTCACCGGCGCCCGCGACCAGCAGAACGCCGATAGATTGCCGTGCATCAACGCGCTCACCGCCCTCGTGAGGACCCACGACCTCGGCATCGACGCCCGCCGAGCCTTGACCGGAACGCAGATCGCGAGGATCGCGAGCTGGCGTCGCCGCGAAGAAACACTGGGGGCGGCGACCGCTCGCGCCGAAGCGACACGCCTCGCGAAGCAGATCACGGTGCTCGAGAGCGACCTCGCGGAGAACCGTGAACAAATCACGCATCTCGTGGAGGCTACGGCTCCCGAGTTGCTGGACCTGCCAGGAGTCGGCGCGGTCACCGCAGCCGTGATATTGACGGTCTGGTCGTACCCTGGCCGGATACGCAACGAGGCTGCATTCGCCATGATCGGAGGAGTCTGTCCGATCCCGGCTTCCTCGGGCAACACCACGAGGTATCGCCTCAACCGCGGTGGTGACCGACGGCTGAACCGCGCGCTGAACACCATCGTGCTCACCAGGATGCGAACCGATCCTGCCACCCGCGCCTACATCGAGCGGCGCCAAAGCGAGGGCAAGACTGCCAGAGAGATCCGACGCTGCCTCAAGCGCTACATCAGCCGCCAGATCTTCCGATCGCTCGCAGTGGCCCACCCCGCCCCGGACGTCGCCGCCGCGGCTTGA
- a CDS encoding urease subunit alpha: protein MARISSARYAALYGPTTGDQLRLGDTDLWIEVEEDRTFGGEEAVFGGGKSIRESMGQGTTTRAEGAPDTVITNAIILDWWGVVRADVGLRDGRIVALGKAGNPDVSDGIHPALQIGPSTDVIAGEGKILTAGAFDTHVHLLSPSQIHEALAAGTTTIGGGGTGPSEGSRATTVTPGAWHLGAMHRALDQLPVNVLLLGKGNTVSAEGLAEQALAGAAGYKVHEDWGATPAAIDASLRAADEHGLQVALHSDSLNESGFVESTIAAIGGRTIHAFHVEGAGGGHAPDILEIASLPHVLPGSTNPTLPHTVNTVAEHLDMLMVCHHLKASVPEDLAFAESRIRASTIAAEDLLHDMGALSMTSSDAQAMGRIGEVVTRTWQVAHVMKGRVGPLGDTLPADNERARRYVAKYTINPAIAHGVDAHIGSVEVGKMADLVLWDPRFFGVRPSLVLKGGAMAWAALGDPGASIPTPQPVLMRPAFGDAIGAHLAVSFVAPSAVEDGLRESLGLARELVPVAPTREVTKADMRNNDLLPRIDIRPDTFEIRIDGELVEPSPASSLPLAQLYQMF from the coding sequence ATGGCGCGAATCAGCTCCGCGCGCTACGCCGCGCTCTACGGACCCACCACCGGCGACCAGCTCCGCCTCGGCGACACCGATCTGTGGATCGAGGTCGAGGAGGATCGCACCTTCGGCGGGGAGGAGGCGGTCTTCGGCGGCGGCAAGTCGATCCGCGAGTCCATGGGCCAGGGCACGACGACCCGCGCCGAGGGAGCCCCGGACACCGTGATCACCAATGCGATCATCCTGGACTGGTGGGGTGTGGTGCGCGCCGACGTCGGCCTGCGCGACGGGCGCATCGTCGCGCTCGGCAAAGCGGGCAATCCCGATGTCTCCGACGGGATCCACCCCGCGCTGCAGATCGGACCGTCGACCGACGTGATCGCGGGGGAGGGGAAGATTCTCACCGCAGGGGCCTTCGACACCCACGTCCACCTGCTCTCGCCCTCCCAGATCCATGAGGCCCTCGCCGCCGGCACCACGACCATCGGCGGCGGCGGCACAGGGCCCTCGGAGGGCAGTCGGGCCACGACGGTCACCCCCGGCGCCTGGCACCTCGGGGCGATGCACCGCGCACTGGACCAGCTGCCGGTGAACGTGCTGCTGCTGGGCAAGGGCAACACGGTCTCCGCCGAGGGGCTCGCCGAGCAGGCGCTCGCCGGCGCCGCCGGGTACAAGGTGCACGAGGACTGGGGTGCGACGCCTGCGGCGATCGACGCCTCGCTGCGCGCGGCCGACGAGCACGGACTGCAGGTCGCCCTGCACTCGGACTCGCTGAACGAGTCCGGATTCGTCGAGTCCACGATCGCCGCGATCGGCGGGCGCACGATCCACGCCTTCCACGTCGAGGGCGCCGGCGGCGGCCACGCCCCGGACATCCTGGAGATCGCCTCGCTGCCGCATGTGCTGCCCGGCTCCACGAACCCCACGCTCCCGCACACCGTGAACACCGTCGCCGAGCACCTGGACATGCTCATGGTCTGCCATCACCTCAAGGCGTCCGTCCCCGAGGACCTCGCCTTCGCGGAGTCCCGGATCCGGGCCTCGACGATCGCCGCGGAGGACCTCCTGCACGACATGGGCGCCCTGTCGATGACGTCCTCGGACGCTCAGGCGATGGGAAGGATCGGTGAGGTCGTCACCCGCACCTGGCAGGTCGCGCACGTCATGAAGGGGCGCGTCGGCCCCCTCGGGGACACCCTCCCGGCGGACAACGAACGCGCCCGCCGCTACGTCGCGAAGTACACGATCAACCCGGCGATCGCTCACGGCGTGGACGCCCACATCGGCTCCGTCGAGGTGGGCAAGATGGCCGACCTGGTGCTGTGGGACCCGCGCTTCTTCGGGGTGCGACCCTCCCTCGTGCTCAAGGGCGGTGCCATGGCGTGGGCGGCGCTCGGGGACCCTGGCGCGTCGATCCCCACCCCGCAGCCAGTGCTCATGCGACCGGCTTTCGGTGACGCGATCGGCGCCCACCTCGCGGTCTCCTTCGTCGCCCCCTCCGCGGTCGAGGACGGCCTGCGGGAGTCGCTCGGCCTCGCGCGGGAGCTGGTCCCCGTCGCCCCGACGCGCGAGGTCACCAAGGCGGACATGCGCAACAACGACCTGCTGCCCAGGATCGACATCCGACCCGACACCTTCGAGATCCGGATCGACGGGGAGCTGGTCGAGCCCTCTCCCGCGAGCAGCCTGCCTCTCGCCCAGCTCTACCAGATGTTCTGA
- the ureB gene encoding urease subunit beta produces MGESESPGPGAIRARPGERVLNVRDREEDRLVVVLENTGDRPIQIGSHIHLPDVNTSLAFDREAARGFRLDIPSGTSLRFEPGASRELPLVRLGGTGRVPGLQVRR; encoded by the coding sequence ATGGGAGAGAGCGAGAGTCCGGGGCCCGGCGCGATCCGGGCCCGCCCCGGGGAGCGGGTGCTGAACGTGCGCGATCGGGAGGAGGACCGCCTGGTGGTGGTCCTCGAGAACACCGGTGACCGGCCGATCCAGATCGGCTCCCACATCCACCTGCCCGACGTGAACACCTCTCTCGCCTTCGACCGCGAGGCCGCCAGGGGTTTCCGCCTCGACATCCCCTCAGGGACGTCGCTGCGATTCGAGCCGGGCGCCTCGCGCGAGCTGCCGCTGGTGCGGCTCGGCGGCACCGGCCGCGTGCCCGGTCTCCAGGTGCGCCGCTGA